A DNA window from Vigna unguiculata cultivar IT97K-499-35 chromosome 10, ASM411807v1, whole genome shotgun sequence contains the following coding sequences:
- the LOC114165216 gene encoding uncharacterized protein LOC114165216 — protein MANRRRRNTAGADEIANAIHRMVDAMQPVAAPPRAMIPPVRPVTMEDFMRHKPAKFTGKATPDEADAWLRELTEAEYWWMSMQQQMINRAEDVTWANFRTRFLEKYFPDSAKHEREAEFLTLQQGSLSVQDYVERFEYLSRFYSQTVTEEWRCRKFEGGLKHELRRFIVPLRVREFPILVEQAKSVEQLERGPSLVNRTPRNSAEGRLQKKPYSRPVASSWKPRCYNCGGEHLQRNCTIPARSGGSGMGTRKCYACDQPRHFADRCPNRKTAPASRPQPSSSDRPRAAGRVFAMTSTEATRSGNLILDHCLLYGNSVLVLFDSGASHSFISHDCVKKLGLSTRDLGCELIVSTPASGQVSTNVACVGCLMEVEGRRFKVNLVCFPLEGLEVILGMDWLSINHVVLDCGRRRIVFPEAEGIELVTSGEAVKEMKRGSTCFVIVAQEKKMSAEEQISKIPVVDEYADVFPDEIPELPPSRDIDFSIDLIPGAVKKKDGSSRLCVDYRQLNKLTIKNKYPLPRIDDLLDQLRGAGVFSKIDLRSGYHQILVKPEDVQKTAFRSRYGHYEYVVMPFGVTNAPAVFMDYMNRIFRPYLDRFVVAFIDDILIYSQTREEHADHLRIVLEVLREHQLYGKLSKCEFWLDEVQFLGHVISSRGISVDPSKIETVLKWERPQTVTEVRSFLGLAGYYRRFVEGFSKMVSPLTQLTRKDQPFSWTDKCDECFEEMKRRLTTAPILIIPDTSKMFEVYCDASYQGLGCVLMQEKRPVAYASRQLKVHEKNYPTHDLELAAVVFALKTWRHYLYGSQFQVFSDHKSLKYLFDKKELNMRQRRWMEYLKDYDFELLYHPGKANVVADALSRKRMHISAMMVKELELIEKLRDMNLGMQLSEDCIKCGVLTLTSDVLGAIRDRQKDDAELQQFASWIGTEKGKDYRIGTDGILRFRDRVCVPGDWRLRKQILEEGHKSRLSIHPGMTKMYHNLKQSFWWNGMKTDIADFVASCLVCQKAKIEHQRPGGTLESLDIPQWKWDSVAMDFVTHLPKSVKGHDSIWVIVDRLTKCAHFLAINQKWSMDRLAELYVREVVRLHGVPASIVSDRDPRFTSRFWQSLQAALGTQLRMSSAYHPQTDGQSERTIQSLEDLLRACVLDHMGSWSEMLPLVEFTYNNSYHTSIGMAPYKALYGRRCRTPLCWNQDGESLVLGPEFLQQTSEKILRRIGVAAYEIALPPHLTNLHNVFHVSQLRKYVADPSHVLESDDIQIREDLTVSTGPVRILDSQVKQLRGKEIKTVKVLWDETTQEMTWEMEDRMKQTYPHLFPGEQTRNFTCGKALCRGKVVSHGGNQDHHAWGSNHSTLNEGDLVVMYCNQNGMMVDWTYTIRDHMMKAKRLTDFKLPYVVLISKFIEHFGVDVEGELEESTGLLNHVSTLNMHKMGFTKIGNTWLVEGDQGANIEVGANDHEVGTSGGNQGEDELQPIAIEVYNPPENIGPAYSQFERMVLN, from the exons ATGGCAAACAGGAGACGTAGAAATACCGCTGGCGCTGATGAGATTGCTAACGCAATCCACAGGATGGTGGATGCTATGCAGCCTGTGGCAGCACCACCGCGGGCTATGATTCCACCCGTCAGGCCAGTGACGATGGAAGACTTTATGCGTCACAAGCCGGCTAAATTCACTGGGAAAGCCACCCCAGATGAGGCTGACGCATGGCTGCGGGAAT TGACTGAAGCCGAGTATTGGTGGATGAGTATGCAGCAACAGATGATAAATAGAGCTGAAGATGTGACTTGGGCTAActtcaggacgaggttcctggagaaatatTTCCCAGATAGCGCTAAACATGAGCGCGAGGCAGAATTTCTCACTCTACAGCAAGGGAGTCTATCCGTGCAAGACTATGTGGAGAGGTTTGAGTACCTCTCGAGATTCTACTCCCAGACGGTGACGGAGGAATGGCGCTGTAGGAAGTTTGAGGGCGGCCTCAAGCATGAACTGAGGCGTTTCATAGTGCCACTGAGGGTGCGAGAGTTTCCTATCTTGGTGGAGCAGGCCAAGAGTGTGGAGCAGCTGGAGAGGGGACCCAGCCTAGTTAACCGTACACCGAGGAATAGTGCTGAGGGCAGACTTCAGAAGAAGCCCTATAGCAGACCAGTTGCGTCTTCATGGAAACCGAGGTGCTATAACTGTGGGGGTGAACATCTGCAGCGAAATTGTACTATACCCGCCCGCAGCGGAGGCAGTGGCATGGGCACTCGTAAGTGCTATGCCTGTGATCAGCCAAGACACTTTGCCGATAGGTGTCCTAATAGGAAGACTGCACCAGCATCACGACCTCAGCCATCCTCTTCCGACAGGCCGAGAGCCGCAGGCCGGGTTTTTGCCATGACCAGCACAGAGGCCACCCGGTCAGGTAATCTGATTCTGGACCATTGTTTACTTTATGGTAACAGTGTGTTAGTGTTATTTGATTCAGGAGCTTCGCACTCCTTCATATCCCATGATTGTGTGAAGAAATTGGGGTTGTCCACTCGTGACCTCGGATGCGAGTTGATAGTCTCGACACCCGCATCTGGACAGGTTTCAACAAACGTAGCCTGTGTTGGATGCTTGATGGAGGTGGAGGGCAGACGCTTCAAGGTGAATCTAGTCTGTTTTCCTTTGGAGGGATTGGAGGTCATACTGGGAATGGACTGGCTGTCTATCAACCATGTGGTGcttgattgtggacggcgcagAATTGTGTTCCCAGAAGCAGAAGGGATAGAGTTGGTAACGTCTGGAGAGGCAGTGAAAGAGATGAAGAGAGGGTCGACGTGTTTTGTGATAGTGGcccaagagaagaaaatgagtgCAGAAGAGCAGATCAGTAAGATACCGGTGGTGGATGAATATGCTGATGTATTTCCAGACGAGATACCCGAGTTACCACCCAGCCGGGATATAGATTTCTCAATTGATCTAATCCCTGGAGCGG tgaagaagaaagacggTAGTTCGCGACTATGTGTCGATTATCGGCAGTTGAACAAATTGACGATAAAGAACAAGTACCCACTGCCTAGAATCGATGATTTGCTTGATCAGCTCAGAGGGGCAGGAGTATTCTCTAAGATTGATTTGAGGTCtggctatcatcagatcttagtcaagccGGAGGATGTCCAGAAGACAGCCTTTAGATCGAGATATGGACATTACGAATATGTCGTGATGCCCTTTGGAGTGACAAACGCCCCAGCTgtcttcatggattatatgaaccgcaTCTTCAGACCGTATCTGGACAGATTTGTGGTAGCGTTTATAGATGATATTCTCATCTACTCACAGACTAGAGAGGAGCATGCTGATCATCTGAGAATTGTGCTGGAGGTATTGAGGGAACATCAGCTGTACGGTAAACTGTCCAAATGTGAATTTTGGTTGGACGAGGTGCAGTTTTTGGGACACGTAATTTCTTCACGTGGTATATCAGTGGACCCGAGTAAGATTGAGACGGTGTTGAAATGGGAGAGACCTCAAACTGTAACAGAAGTCAGAAGTTTCTTGGGATTGGCTGGATATTACAGGAGGTTTGTGGAAGGGTTTTCTAAGATGGTGAGTCCATTAACTCAACTCACTAGGAAGGATCAACCCTTCTCATGGACTGATAAATGCGACGAATGCTTTGAAGAGATGAAAAGGAGGTTGACTACCGCTCCGATTTTGATTATTCCAGATACCAGCAAGATGTTTGAGGTATACTGCGATGCATCCTACCAGGGTTTGGGTTGTGTACTAATGCAGGAGAAGAGGCCAGTAGCTTATGCCTCTAGACAGTTGAAGGTGCACGAGAAAAACTACCCTACCCACGATCTAGAGTTGGCTGCTGTAGTGTTCGCTCTTAAAACATGGAGACACTATTTGTATGGCTCCCAATTTCAGGTATTTAGTGATCACAAAAGCCTGAAATATCTGTTCGATAAGAAGGAGCTAAATATGAGACAACGGCGCTGGATGGAATATCTCAAGGATTACGATTTCGAGTTGCTTtaccaccctggtaaagctaatgtgGTTGCGGATGCCTTGAGTCGGAAACGGATGCACATCTCAGCTATGATGGTGAAGGAGTTGGAGTTAATTGAGAAGCTCCGGGATATGAATCTGGGTATGCAGCTGAGTGAGGATTGCATCAAATGTGGAGTGCTTACACTGACTAGTGATGTATTGGGGGCTATCCGAGATCGACAGAAGGATGATGCTGAGTTACAGCAATTTGCGAGCTGGATAGGGACTGAGAAGGGGAAAGACTACCGGATTGGGACAGATGGTATCCTGAGGTTCAGAGATCGGGTCTGTGTGCCTGGAGATTGGAGGTTGAGGAAACAGATTCTAGAGGAGGGCCAtaaaagtcgtcttagcatacatccaggtatgactaagatgtatcacaACTTGAAACAGTCTTTCTGGTGGAACGGGATGAAGACTGACATTGCAGACTTTGTGGCATCGTGCTTGGTATGTCAGAAGGCCAAGATTGAACATCAGCGACCGGGGGGTACACTGGAGTCATTGGATATTCCTCAATGGAAATGGGACAGTGTAGCTATGGATTTCGTCACACACTTGCCGAAGTCTGTGAAGGGGCACGACTCaatctgggtaatagtggacAGATTGACAAAGTGTGCTCACTTCCTTGCTATTAATCAAAAGTGGTCTATGGACAGATTGGCTGAGTTGTACGTGAGAGAAGTGGTCAGGTTGCATGGTGTGCCGGCCAGTATAGTGTCAGATAGAGATCCGAGATTCACTTCTCGTTTTTGGCAGTCATTACAGGCAGCGTTGGGGACccagttgaggatgagttctgcataCCACCCTCAGACTGATGGGCAGTCGGAGCGTACCATTCAGTCCTTGGAAGATCTGTTGAGGGCTTGTGTATTGGATCACATGGGTAGTTGGAGTGAGATGCTTCCCTTAGTGGAGTTCACATACAACAACAGTTATCACACCAGCATCGGTATGGCTCCATATAAGGCGTTGTATGGGCGGCGGTGTAGGACGCCACTGTGTTGGAACCAGGATGGGGAATCATTGGTGTTGGGTCCTGAGTTTTTACAACAAACCTCTGAGAAG ATTCTGAGGAGAATTGGAGTTGCAGCGTATGAGATCGCCTTACCACCACATCTGACGAATCTGCATAACGTGTTCCACGTTTCCCAGTTGAGGAAATATGTTGCAGACCCGTCACACGTACTGGAGTCCGATGATATTCAGATTCGGGAGGATTTGACGGTGAGCACTGGGCCAGTGCGAATTCTGGATTCACAGGTGAAGCAGCTGCGGGGGAAGGAAATTAAGACTGTGAAAGTGCTGTGGGATGAGACTACCCAGgagatgacctgggagatggaggatcgcatgaaGCAAACCTATCCGCACCTATTTCCTG GTGAGCAAACTAGAAATTTCACATGTGGGAAGGCTTTGTGTAGAGGAAAGGTTGTTAGCCATGGTGGTAACCAAGATCATCATGCCTGGGGGAGCAATCATTCAACCTTGAATGAAGGTGATCTTGTGGTGATGTACTGCAATCAAAATGGTATGATGGTGGACTGGACATACACTATTCGTGACCACATGATGAAGGCAAAGAGGCTCACGGATTTcaagcttccatatgtggtgcTTATCTCCAAGTTCATTGAGCATTTTGGTGTGGATGTGGAAGGAGAGCTTGAGGAGTCTACTGGACTTCTAAATCATGTTTCAACACTAAATATGCACAAGATGGGATTCACCAAGATAGGCAATACTTGGCTGGTTGAAGGAGATCAAGGTGCTAATATTGAGGTTGGAGCCAATGACCATGAAGTGGGAACTAGTGGAGGAAACCAAGGGGAAGATGAACTACAGCCTATAGCAATTGAGGTTTATAACCCTCCTGAGAATATTGGACCTGCATACTCCCAATTTGAGAGAATGGTTCTCAACTAG